In a genomic window of Nodosilinea sp. E11:
- a CDS encoding iron uptake porin → MNSLRLSCQSLVPAVIFAALSTAGSALAAESGPTPVSTTPEAVQLAQITSVSELTDVLPSDWAFQALQSLVENYGCIQGYPDRTFRGQRSMTRFEFAAGLNACLDVVATLIAQSGLNPEDLATIRRLQDEFQAELATLRGRVDALEADTATLRAQQFSTTTKLRGQADFHLGVPFDPLVIVNAANAPVVQETSASVAARARLNFDTSFTGRDRLRIRLQSGDGNALVPFGGLDSAGGSGYNVAIDDFYYRFPVGNRINLTVSPRGLSGNDWVTSTIVPYHGSGVADAAKPQFYNSGGSSSNGAGVGVNINLTDSLVFDAGYTAGNPGATQPNVGVFAAANQSYIAQLSYLGQGFLNAGVTYLHNDRSSIFALDNTGAAAAAGATDTFAGLVNLNFGRFFVAGHGAYQTFNGGNDFSWSAGAGINDFLREGAELAVYGTQLPQLAGRSDNPFLIEGYYEIPFSRYLTITPALVYGDAKYANTGGAVTDNTALYGFVRATFRF, encoded by the coding sequence ATGAATAGTTTACGGTTAAGCTGCCAGAGTCTGGTCCCAGCAGTCATTTTTGCAGCACTGTCTACCGCTGGCTCGGCCCTAGCCGCCGAGTCTGGCCCGACCCCCGTTAGCACAACGCCCGAGGCGGTGCAGCTAGCGCAAATCACCAGTGTGTCGGAGCTAACCGACGTGCTGCCCTCAGATTGGGCTTTTCAGGCGCTACAGAGCCTGGTCGAGAACTACGGCTGCATTCAGGGCTACCCCGATCGCACCTTTCGCGGCCAGCGCAGCATGACTCGCTTTGAGTTTGCCGCCGGCCTCAATGCCTGTCTAGATGTCGTCGCCACCCTGATCGCCCAGTCAGGCCTCAACCCCGAGGATCTAGCTACTATTCGTCGCCTGCAAGACGAGTTTCAGGCTGAGCTAGCCACCCTGCGGGGCCGCGTCGATGCCCTAGAAGCCGACACCGCCACCCTGCGCGCCCAGCAGTTTTCGACCACAACCAAACTGCGGGGTCAGGCCGATTTTCACCTGGGGGTGCCCTTTGATCCGTTGGTGATTGTCAACGCGGCCAATGCGCCCGTGGTGCAAGAGACCAGTGCCAGCGTTGCGGCCCGCGCCCGGCTCAACTTTGACACCAGCTTTACCGGTCGCGATCGCCTGCGGATTCGTCTGCAATCGGGTGACGGTAACGCCCTAGTGCCCTTTGGTGGCCTCGATTCTGCTGGCGGCAGTGGCTATAACGTTGCCATCGACGATTTCTACTACCGCTTCCCAGTGGGCAACCGTATCAATCTCACCGTGTCTCCCCGCGGCCTATCGGGTAACGATTGGGTGACCAGCACCATCGTGCCTTACCACGGATCTGGAGTTGCCGACGCCGCCAAACCTCAGTTCTATAACTCTGGCGGTAGCAGCAGCAACGGCGCTGGGGTAGGAGTCAACATCAACCTCACCGACAGCCTGGTGTTTGACGCGGGCTACACCGCTGGCAACCCTGGGGCCACCCAGCCCAATGTGGGGGTCTTTGCCGCCGCTAACCAGAGCTACATCGCTCAGCTCAGCTACCTGGGCCAAGGCTTTCTAAATGCTGGGGTCACCTACCTACACAACGATCGCTCTTCTATCTTTGCCCTCGACAACACCGGGGCAGCGGCGGCGGCTGGGGCCACAGATACCTTTGCCGGACTGGTCAACCTCAACTTTGGCCGCTTCTTTGTGGCTGGTCACGGAGCTTACCAAACCTTTAACGGCGGTAACGACTTTAGCTGGAGTGCTGGGGCTGGCATCAATGACTTCCTGCGGGAAGGGGCGGAACTGGCTGTTTACGGTACCCAGCTCCCTCAGCTGGCAGGCCGCAGCGACAACCCGTTCTTGATTGAAGGCTATTACGAAATTCCCTTTAGCCGATACCTGACCATTACCCCAGCGCTTGTCTACGGCGACGCCAAATACGCCAACACTGGCGGTGCCGTTACCGACAACACCGCCCTCTATGGTTTTGTGCGGGCGACCTTCCGGTTCTAG
- a CDS encoding iron ABC transporter permease, producing MPRKALLPRLDGWTVGVGLIALVMLLPVAIILTGLFTNSSEAWEHLAATVLPDYLRNSLVLMVGVGLGVLGLGVSTAWLVSTCQFWGRRWFEWLLLLPLAAPTYILAYVYTDTLEYFGPVQTALRGLFGWQRATDYWFPNIRSIEGAILLFSLTLYPYVYLLARVAFLEQSTATLEASRSLGRGPWQSFWSVALPMARPAIAAGTALALMETLNDFGTVAYFSVPTFTTGIYRTWFGMGDRPAAVQLSALLLLFIFALVLLEQQSRRRARYYQGMGRSVSQSRYELAGLRAVGAWVACFVPVLLGLIVPIGLLLAMTLRNADATLNRSFWVLSRNSLVLAVLAAVLAVVLSLVMAYGLRLNRTPFLKLAVQGANLGYAVPGAVIAVGTLIPLAGFDNAIDAWMRQTFGVSTGLLLSGTIIALLFAYLVRFLAVSFGATEAGLSKIKPSLDDAARSLGQSPRQTLIKVHRPLLGSSLLTATMLVFVDVMKELPATLIIRPFNFDTLAVRVYQYAADERLIEASAPALAIILVGLLPVLWLSKQIANEGKA from the coding sequence ATGCCCCGCAAAGCCTTGCTGCCTAGGCTAGATGGCTGGACGGTGGGGGTGGGGCTGATTGCCCTGGTGATGTTATTGCCAGTGGCAATCATTCTCACGGGGTTATTTACCAACTCTAGCGAAGCCTGGGAGCATTTGGCGGCGACGGTGCTGCCCGATTATCTGCGCAACTCCCTGGTGCTGATGGTCGGCGTGGGCCTGGGGGTGTTGGGCCTGGGTGTCAGCACCGCCTGGCTGGTGAGCACCTGCCAATTTTGGGGGCGGCGCTGGTTTGAGTGGCTGCTGCTGCTGCCGTTGGCGGCCCCCACCTACATTCTGGCCTACGTCTACACCGACACCCTGGAGTACTTTGGCCCGGTGCAGACGGCGCTACGGGGCCTGTTTGGCTGGCAGCGGGCGACAGACTACTGGTTCCCCAACATTCGCTCGATCGAAGGGGCGATTTTGCTGTTTAGCCTGACGCTCTATCCCTACGTCTATTTGCTAGCGCGGGTGGCGTTTTTAGAGCAGTCTACCGCCACCCTAGAGGCCAGCCGGTCTTTGGGGCGGGGGCCGTGGCAAAGTTTTTGGTCGGTGGCGCTGCCTATGGCGCGACCGGCGATCGCCGCTGGCACCGCCCTGGCCCTGATGGAAACCCTGAATGACTTTGGCACCGTGGCCTACTTCAGCGTGCCGACCTTTACTACAGGCATCTACCGCACCTGGTTTGGCATGGGCGATCGCCCGGCGGCGGTGCAGCTCTCGGCGCTGCTGCTGCTGTTTATCTTTGCCCTGGTGCTGCTAGAGCAGCAGTCGCGGCGGCGGGCTCGCTACTACCAGGGCATGGGGCGATCGGTGTCGCAGTCGCGCTACGAATTGGCGGGGCTGCGGGCGGTAGGGGCCTGGGTGGCCTGCTTTGTGCCGGTGCTGCTGGGGCTAATTGTGCCCATCGGGCTGCTGCTGGCCATGACCCTGCGCAATGCCGACGCGACCTTGAACCGCAGCTTTTGGGTGCTGAGCCGCAACAGTCTGGTGCTGGCGGTGCTGGCGGCGGTGCTGGCGGTGGTGTTGTCGTTGGTGATGGCCTACGGTCTGCGGCTGAATCGCACCCCGTTTCTGAAGCTCGCGGTGCAGGGGGCTAACCTGGGCTATGCAGTGCCCGGCGCGGTGATCGCGGTGGGCACGCTGATACCGCTGGCCGGGTTTGACAATGCGATCGATGCCTGGATGCGGCAGACCTTTGGCGTTTCGACCGGGCTGCTGCTCAGCGGCACGATTATTGCGCTGCTGTTTGCCTACCTGGTGCGGTTTTTGGCCGTCAGCTTTGGGGCCACCGAGGCGGGGCTGAGCAAAATTAAGCCGTCACTGGATGACGCCGCCCGCAGCCTGGGCCAGAGCCCGCGCCAAACACTGATCAAAGTTCACCGCCCGCTGCTGGGCAGCAGTCTGCTCACGGCCACCATGCTGGTGTTTGTCGATGTGATGAAGGAACTGCCCGCGACGCTGATTATTCGCCCGTTTAATTTCGACACTCTGGCGGTGCGGGTTTACCAGTACGCCGCCGATGAGCGGCTGATCGAGGCCTCGGCCCCGGCCTTGGCGATCATTCTGGTGGGGCTGCTGCCGGTGCTCTGGCTGAGCAAGCAGATC